The following are encoded in a window of Halosolutus halophilus genomic DNA:
- a CDS encoding PadR family transcriptional regulator, with the protein MYDLTGFQRDLLYVIAGADQPSGQDVKDEVDKYYNADINHGRLYPNLDMLVKKELVEKGQLDRRTNYYAITDAGEEAIQDRREWERQFVDL; encoded by the coding sequence ATGTACGACCTGACCGGGTTTCAACGTGACCTGCTGTACGTGATCGCAGGTGCCGACCAGCCGTCAGGCCAGGACGTCAAGGACGAAGTGGATAAGTACTACAACGCCGACATTAACCACGGCCGGCTCTATCCGAATCTTGACATGCTCGTTAAGAAAGAACTTGTTGAGAAGGGGCAACTCGATCGTCGGACGAACTACTACGCGATCACCGACGCGGGAGAGGAAGCAATCCAGGACCGTCGGGAGTGGGAGAGGCAGTTCGTCGATCTCTAA
- a CDS encoding hemolysin family protein produces MVRNSFEITGRIIAGLLLILTNGFFVAIEFALTRARQFTEEEFVAGNPSLERAWEMTDNLEIYLTTCQVGITASSIAVGIVAEPALAAIFEPLFANTVLATVGAGAILAFLLINLVHLTHGEQTPTYLGVERSRMVCRYGAAPLYWFHWIISPLITLGDAIAKWTLRLFGVEMTGAWLETEEDVIESRADLRNKLGSVLEEGDLSNERREEVMNAFRVGEHPIQDVMVGTDEIVALSAQDSAEENFQTMEEHPQTRFPLVGEDLTDFRGIVYTPVLLRHRNDLASGDINFTKLAAPSMTLSPDTDVSDAIDQFQAENQELALVIEDGAVVGLITVTDLLEAVMGDIEDPLDRAQVEGLTGN; encoded by the coding sequence ATGGTCAGGAACTCATTCGAAATCACAGGCCGCATCATTGCAGGTCTCTTACTCATCCTTACGAACGGCTTCTTCGTTGCCATCGAGTTCGCGTTAACTCGGGCGCGGCAGTTCACGGAAGAGGAGTTCGTCGCCGGTAATCCCTCCCTCGAGCGGGCGTGGGAGATGACCGACAACCTCGAGATCTATCTCACCACGTGTCAGGTCGGGATCACGGCCTCGAGCATCGCCGTCGGGATCGTCGCCGAACCAGCGTTGGCGGCCATTTTTGAACCGCTGTTCGCAAATACAGTGCTAGCAACGGTCGGAGCGGGGGCGATTCTCGCCTTCCTCCTCATCAACCTCGTCCACCTGACCCACGGGGAGCAGACGCCGACATACCTTGGCGTCGAACGCTCGCGGATGGTCTGTCGGTATGGTGCGGCACCACTGTACTGGTTCCACTGGATCATTTCGCCGCTCATCACGCTCGGCGATGCCATCGCGAAGTGGACGCTCAGGCTGTTCGGGGTTGAGATGACCGGCGCATGGCTTGAGACTGAAGAGGATGTCATCGAGTCTCGCGCCGACCTCCGGAACAAACTCGGCTCGGTTCTCGAGGAGGGGGATCTGTCCAACGAGCGTCGCGAGGAGGTGATGAATGCCTTTCGGGTCGGCGAACACCCAATCCAAGATGTAATGGTCGGCACTGATGAGATTGTCGCGCTGTCGGCTCAGGACAGTGCCGAGGAGAACTTCCAGACGATGGAGGAGCACCCGCAGACGCGGTTTCCACTCGTCGGTGAGGATCTGACCGACTTCCGCGGGATCGTCTACACACCAGTCCTCCTCAGACACCGCAATGACCTAGCTAGCGGCGACATCAATTTCACCAAACTGGCCGCGCCGTCGATGACGCTCTCGCCCGACACGGACGTCAGCGACGCGATTGACCAGTTTCAGGCCGAAAATCAGGAACTTGCGCTTGTGATCGAAGACGGTGCTGTCGTCGGCCTCATCACTGTGACCGATCTTCTCGAGGCGGTGATGGGCGATATCGAAGATCCATTGGATCGAGCCCAAGTCGAAGGGCTGACTGGTAATTAG
- a CDS encoding universal stress protein, giving the protein MFNDILVPTDGSDSSTAALNDALKIADRETTTVHFLHVIDVGTEMSAGASGMIAPEITETLEEEADTVLDDAVNRAEEAGVTYNRTIREGDPHDEIATYVADYDIDLIVMGASGRSGLKEHLLGSTSDRVIRTVETSVLLARP; this is encoded by the coding sequence ATGTTCAACGATATTTTGGTCCCGACGGACGGGAGCGATTCAAGCACGGCTGCACTCAACGATGCTCTTAAGATAGCGGACCGAGAGACGACCACTGTTCACTTCCTCCACGTCATAGACGTGGGGACGGAGATGTCTGCGGGTGCGTCGGGAATGATCGCGCCGGAGATAACGGAGACACTTGAGGAGGAAGCCGATACGGTCCTCGACGACGCTGTGAATCGGGCCGAGGAAGCGGGCGTCACTTACAACCGAACCATTCGCGAGGGTGATCCGCATGATGAGATCGCGACATACGTCGCCGACTACGATATCGATCTCATCGTGATGGGGGCAAGCGGCCGATCTGGATTGAAAGAACACCTTCTTGGCAGTACGTCCGACCGTGTCATCCGTACAGTAGAGACATCTGTACTCCTCGCACGCCCCTAA
- a CDS encoding DUF3006 domain-containing protein has translation MDGTYTGVVDRIEDGKIAVVLLEEGEQVIEQIDVPADRLPEPAQTDGGVLSVTLEEGEVVSMEYRADATRDRRESAQEKLDRLSEKLSDREK, from the coding sequence ATGGATGGGACCTACACCGGCGTTGTTGACCGGATCGAGGACGGCAAGATCGCCGTGGTCTTGCTCGAGGAGGGCGAGCAGGTGATCGAGCAAATCGATGTCCCTGCCGATCGACTGCCAGAGCCCGCTCAAACGGATGGTGGTGTGCTTTCGGTGACGCTTGAGGAAGGAGAGGTGGTGTCGATGGAGTACCGAGCGGACGCAACGCGAGACCGCCGTGAATCTGCGCAGGAGAAACTTGATCGGTTGTCGGAGAAATTGTCCGATCGGGAGAAATGA
- a CDS encoding lamin tail domain-containing protein: protein MALLVVLAGCASGTEGTEDTRDDPQAVGKALEVVDLNVKDVSPDEEYIELENTADEPVDLSGFELRDREGGQVDGGLSPFSFPSEFVLEPGDTVRITTGEGDSTETELYWGYNVNIWRGDGDVVRLVDANDQVVLEHAYGDIDLDESDGDGDGGDGDENDGDGASTVEGELEIHHIDVGQGDSTLIVTPANETILIDSGDWRQDGSEVIAYLEAQGIDRIDHLVATHADADHIGGHAAVIEHFETNGEGVGAAYDSGVPSDSATYGNYLDAVDEYGVDLLIVESGDELPIEGDVSAQVMHPPAGDTGSDVNKNSVVLAFEFGDFQYMMTGDVDTGVEQRLVDEWGSDLESDVYKAGHHGSSTSSSEAFVDAVGPETAIISSAYDSQYGHPSDEVLERFADRDIETYWTGVHGNIVVRTDGTSIDVDTSESFSTDAEDILAETPESDDETNALASRPRVAGDVASGIDGAVAPVMG, encoded by the coding sequence GTGGCACTTCTCGTAGTTCTTGCGGGATGTGCGAGCGGTACTGAAGGAACCGAAGATACAAGAGACGACCCACAGGCGGTTGGGAAAGCCCTGGAAGTCGTCGACCTGAATGTCAAGGATGTCTCACCCGATGAGGAGTACATCGAACTCGAGAATACCGCCGATGAGCCTGTCGATCTCTCAGGGTTCGAGCTCCGTGACCGAGAGGGTGGACAGGTCGATGGCGGCCTCTCACCATTTTCGTTCCCAAGTGAATTCGTCCTCGAACCCGGGGACACAGTACGGATAACGACCGGTGAAGGCGACTCGACAGAGACCGAGCTGTACTGGGGGTACAACGTGAATATCTGGCGGGGCGATGGCGACGTGGTTCGACTTGTCGACGCCAACGATCAGGTCGTACTCGAGCACGCCTACGGTGATATTGATCTCGATGAGTCGGACGGCGATGGAGATGGCGGAGATGGTGACGAGAACGATGGAGACGGTGCGAGTACTGTCGAGGGCGAACTCGAGATTCATCACATCGACGTCGGGCAAGGCGATTCGACGCTCATCGTCACGCCAGCCAATGAGACGATCCTGATCGACAGTGGCGACTGGCGACAGGATGGCAGTGAGGTAATCGCCTACCTCGAGGCCCAGGGGATCGATCGGATTGATCACCTGGTCGCGACGCACGCCGATGCCGATCACATTGGCGGCCACGCCGCTGTGATCGAACACTTCGAGACGAACGGTGAGGGCGTTGGGGCCGCGTACGACTCGGGCGTCCCATCGGATTCAGCGACCTACGGGAACTACCTCGATGCCGTCGACGAGTACGGTGTCGATCTTCTCATCGTCGAAAGCGGTGACGAACTGCCGATCGAGGGTGACGTCTCCGCCCAGGTGATGCATCCGCCTGCCGGGGATACCGGGAGCGATGTCAACAAGAACAGTGTGGTGCTGGCATTCGAATTCGGCGACTTCCAGTATATGATGACCGGCGATGTCGACACCGGAGTCGAACAGCGACTGGTCGATGAGTGGGGAAGTGACCTCGAGAGCGACGTGTACAAAGCCGGCCATCACGGCTCATCGACCTCCTCAAGTGAAGCCTTCGTAGATGCCGTGGGCCCAGAGACGGCCATCATCTCGAGTGCCTACGACTCACAGTACGGCCACCCGAGCGATGAAGTGCTCGAACGGTTTGCCGATCGGGATATCGAAACGTACTGGACGGGGGTCCACGGCAATATCGTGGTTCGAACCGATGGCACGTCGATCGATGTGGACACGAGCGAGTCGTTCTCGACAGACGCCGAGGATATCCTCGCGGAAACGCCCGAATCCGACGACGAGACGAATGCACTGGCATCACGTCCGCGTGTCGCAGGTGATGTAGCCAGTGGGATTGATGGAGCTGTCGCGCCTGTGATGGGGTGA